A single region of the Nasonia vitripennis strain AsymCx chromosome 4 unlocalized genomic scaffold, Nvit_psr_1.1 chr4_random0005, whole genome shotgun sequence genome encodes:
- the LOC116417088 gene encoding uncharacterized protein LOC116417088, producing the protein MVKSAGTKFEKKYYDPGHEAGYAGARNLLRVNTRGKSLTDKEKNRIYEWLSNQDTYTLHHPICKKFSRLHYNVTNIDDVWEAELCQLTALKEANDGFCYILVVIDVLSKFVWAEPLRDKSAQTVATAIEKILKRAGNRVPQCLQSDKGKEFTGSAVQKILKKYDISFRTARNPGIKAAVVKRKIVDAYNNTIHTSTNMRPAAVNLYNAHKARSNVEQQCHAREKKHPIQPKYRVNYYVRIS; encoded by the exons ATGGTTAAATCTGCCGGTACGAAGTTTGAGAAAAAGTATTATGATCCCGGACACGAGGCCGGTTACGCCGGTGCTCGAAATCTCCTCCGTGTCAATACTCGAGGCAAATCTTTAACCGACAAAGAAAAGAATCGCATCTACGAGTGGCTGAGCAACCAGGATACGTACACACTTCATCATCCGAtatgcaaaaaattttcaagattgCACTATAACGTCACCAACATTGACGACGTTTGGGAGGCAGAATTGTGTCAATTAACCGCGCTCAAAGAAGCGAATGACGGATTCTGTTACATACTCGTCGTCATAGATGTTCTCAGTAAATTTGTATGGGCCGAACCCTTACGCGATAAATCAGCTCAGACAGTCGCTACAGCCAttgaaaaaattctcaaacgAGCCGGTAATCGTGTGCCTCAGTGTTTACAATCGGACAAGGGAAAAGAGTTTACAGGTAGCGCTGttcaaaaaattctcaaaaaataCGACATTTCTTTTCGCACCGCCCGAAATCCGGGTATCAAAGCGGCCGTAGTTAAACGC AAAATTGTCGACGCATACAACAACACGATTCACACGTCTACAAATATGAGGCCTGCTGCGGTTAATCTCTACAATGCGCACAAAGCCCGCAGCAACGTAGAGCAGCAGTGCCACGCTCGTGAAAAGAAGCACCCGATACAGCCTAAATACCGTGTCAACTACTACGTGCGCATCAGTTGA